One Nitrospinota bacterium genomic window, CAGCAAGTATTAAATACCACTTTGAGATAAATCCCACACTTGGTGGCATTCCTATCATTGCCAAAGCAGCTAAAATGAAGGCAAGGCATGTGTAAGGCATCTTCCTTCCCAATCCCACAAAATTGTTTATATCCCACAAACCTGCCTTATAAATGAATGCACCTGCTACCATAAACATGCATCCCTTCATCAATGCGTGATTCAGTATGTGCATTAATGCCGGAGTCAGTCCCATGGTTGTGGAAACGGAAAGCCCGATGCCAAGTATGATATATCCCACATTTGCTATGCTTGAATATGCAAGCATCTTCTTCAACTTAGACTGCATTATCGCATATATAGAGCCAAAAATCATGGCTATCGCAGAGAGCCAGCAAATAATATCGAATATAGGCAGGAAACCGGTGATGAAATTCAGCGTGAATACTGAGAAAATTATTCTTATTAATGCGTAAATAGAGGTCTTTGCCATTGCTGTTGATATCATCACACTCACCACAGAAGGAGCATAGGTATAAGCATCGGGCTGCCAGGTATGAAGGGGGAAAAGAGCTATCTTTATACCAAGGCCAATCAAAATGAAAACAAAAGCTGTTTGAACTACTGCATTCCCATATAGCGGGGGAAGCAAAACCGCTAAATCCCCCATATTAAGTGATCCTGTCACGATATAGAGATAACCGACACCAAGGAGATAAAAGCAGGCCCCTATAGTCCCCATCACTACATATCTAAAGCTGGCAACCAGTGCCCTATCTTTTCCTACAGCTATAAGGGCATAACATGACAGGGATGCAATCTCGAGGAATACATAAAGGTTGAACATATCTCCTGTTGAGACAATCCCTAAAAGACCAGTAAAGAGCAAGAGAAATAGGCAATAAAAGGGAATCTCTTTCCCCGGTAGTTCCTTTTCCACACTTCTTTTGGCATATATCACTACGAGAAATGAAAGAGATGTTACCAAAACAGCTATGAATGCATTGAGATGGTCAATGGAAAACTCTATCCCCCACGGAGGTTCCCAGCCACCCAGATAATAATGTAAAGGACCGTAACGTAAGACCCTATTTGCAACGATTAGAGATGAAAAGAAGGATATTGAAACAGCTATCATAGCCAATGGATAACACAGGCTCTTTTTCCACCATCCCAAGACAGGGATTAAAAAAGCGAAAAATAAAGGGAAAAATACAACAATAATAGGAAAAGGGAGTTGATATATATTCATTTCATCTTCCTCAAGATTTCATCCTCTTCCAGTGTCTTGTATTTATTGTAAATTCTAAGGAGCAATGCTAATGCGACCCCTGTCGTTCCAACACCCACAACAATTGCCGTAAGCATAAGAACATGGGGGAGAGGGTTCACATATTGAGAAGCATGTGAAACAATATGAGCCCCGTGCCCTGATAATCCCTCTACAATAGGAATGCTCCCCCCTTTTTTTGCTCCGATAGAGACAAAATAGAGGATAATCGACCACTGAAAGATATTCATCCCAATGAGTTTTTTTACAAGGTTCCTTTTCCCAATCATGGCATAAAAACCGATCATCATGAGAAAAATATAAATATAATAGTTAAACTTTCCGACTAAAAACTCTAACATCTTATCACCTATTCATAGGTTGAAAGGTCATAAAAAATCGATACCATAACTGCCATAACTGTGATACCTACCCCTATTTCAATACCGAGCATTCCCATACCGCGCGGTTCTACTACTGGAAGAATACCGTAATCTAAAAAGTTTGCCCCAAGGATAAAGCATACAAACCCTATAAAACCATAGATAAAAACTCCCATGCTAGTAAAAGTGGTTAATATTCTCTCGGCAAATCTTTCTTTCACTTCATCTATTCCAAAAGCAATAGCCAGCAGAATAAAACTTGCACCCAGAATCACTCCACCCTGGAAACCACCTCCAGGGCTCGTGTGGCCATGCATAATTACATAGAGGGCATAAAGCTGGACAAAAGGGGCAAGAATTCGAGAAATCATCTTTATAATAATGCTTTCGTGTTTATCAATCATACATCCTTCTCCTTTCTTCTTTTTCTAAGAATAAGAAGACAAGAAACAGCAGCAGTAAAGATAACCGTTGTCTCTCCGAATGTATCAAAACCCCTGTAATCTGCAAGCACAGCAGTTACCATATTTGGGACTTCTGTTTCTTCAAGGGTCTTTTCTATATATCTTGGTGATACATGAATGCTCGCTGGTTGATGAGGATCTCCCCATTTTGGCATATCAGAAACCCCGTAAA contains:
- a CDS encoding cation:proton antiporter subunit C, translating into MLEFLVGKFNYYIYIFLMMIGFYAMIGKRNLVKKLIGMNIFQWSIILYFVSIGAKKGGSIPIVEGLSGHGAHIVSHASQYVNPLPHVLMLTAIVVGVGTTGVALALLLRIYNKYKTLEEDEILRKMK
- a CDS encoding MnhB domain-containing protein; this encodes MIDKHESIIIKMISRILAPFVQLYALYVIMHGHTSPGGGFQGGVILGASFILLAIAFGIDEVKERFAERILTTFTSMGVFIYGFIGFVCFILGANFLDYGILPVVEPRGMGMLGIEIGVGITVMAVMVSIFYDLSTYE
- a CDS encoding proton-conducting transporter membrane subunit; the encoded protein is MNIYQLPFPIIVVFFPLFFAFLIPVLGWWKKSLCYPLAMIAVSISFFSSLIVANRVLRYGPLHYYLGGWEPPWGIEFSIDHLNAFIAVLVTSLSFLVVIYAKRSVEKELPGKEIPFYCLFLLLFTGLLGIVSTGDMFNLYVFLEIASLSCYALIAVGKDRALVASFRYVVMGTIGACFYLLGVGYLYIVTGSLNMGDLAVLLPPLYGNAVVQTAFVFILIGLGIKIALFPLHTWQPDAYTYAPSVVSVMISTAMAKTSIYALIRIIFSVFTLNFITGFLPIFDIICWLSAIAMIFGSIYAIMQSKLKKMLAYSSIANVGYIILGIGLSVSTTMGLTPALMHILNHALMKGCMFMVAGAFIYKAGLWDINNFVGLGRKMPYTCLAFILAALAMIGMPPSVGFISKWYLILA
- the mbhE gene encoding hydrogen gas-evolving membrane-bound hydrogenase subunit E — protein: MRIFYYILTCITGLLLIYGVSDMPKWGDPHQPASIHVSPRYIEKTLEETEVPNMVTAVLADYRGFDTFGETTVIFTAAVSCLLILRKRRKEKDV